The proteins below are encoded in one region of Ricinus communis isolate WT05 ecotype wild-type chromosome 6, ASM1957865v1, whole genome shotgun sequence:
- the LOC8261649 gene encoding probable dual-specificity RNA methyltransferase RlmN, translating into MITTSMAMLSHVCSLPIARAIHRPLSLTAISSRSLSTATSATAAASPPRGSQVDPHVLLGMSEPELQQLAADFGQQSYRGKQLHHLIYQRKVKEIQDFSQLPQAFRNELQEAGWRVGRSPIYRTVTAADGTVKLLIKLEDNRLIETVGIPIQDEKGPVRLTACISSQVGCPLRCSFCATGKGGYSRNLKRHEIVEQVLAIEEIFKNRVTNVVFMGMGEPMLNLKSVLEAHRCLNKDVQIGQRMITISTVGVPNTIKKLASHKLQSTLALSLHAPNQKLRETIVPSAKSYPLDAIMKDCRDYFLETSRRVSFEYALLAGVNDRAEHAKELAELLHEWGRGSHVNLIPFNPIEGSDYQRPSKKAVQAFAAALESRKITVSVRQTRGMDASAACGQLRNEFQKSPLLADSDSLQSEPEIAVAC; encoded by the exons ATGATTACCACTTCAATGGCGATGCTCTCACACGTTTGCTCCTTACCTATCGCACGTGCCATTCACCGTCCTCTGTCTCTCACCGCTATATCCTCCCGTAGCCTCTCTACTGCCACCAGCGCCACTGCCGCCGCATCTCCTCCACGTGGCTCTCAAGTAGACCCTCACGTCCTTCTTGGCATGTCCGAACCGGAACTTCAACAGCTCGCCGCCGATTTCGGCCAG CAAAGCTACAGAGGGAAGCAACTTCATCATCTAATTTACCAGAGAAAAGTTAAAGAAATTCAAGATTTTAGTCAAC TGCCTCAGGCATTCAGAAACGAACTTCAAGAAGCAGGATGGAGAGTTGGAAGGTCACCAATTTACCGTACTGTTACTGCTGCTGATGGCACTGTTAAG TTACTGATAAAGTTGGAGGACAATAGATTGATCGAAACTGTTGGTATACCAATACAAGATGAGAAAGGTCCAGTGCGGCTTACTGCATGTATTTCATCTCAG GTTGGTTGTCCATTGCGCTGCTCATTTTGTGCCACTGGTAAAGGAGGATATTCAAGAAATCTTAAAAGGCATGAAATTGTTGAGCAG GTCCTGGCTATTGAGGAGATCTTCAAAAATAGAGTGACAAATGTAGTCTTCATGGGAATGGGTGAACCGATGTTGAACTTGAAGTCAGTACTTGAAGCACACCGATGCTTGAATAAG gATGTGCAAATTGGACAAAGAATGATTACAATTTCTACTGTGGGGGTCCCAAACACAATTAAAAAGCTGGCTTCTCACAAGCTTCAGTCAACACTGGCTCTGAG CTTACATGCTCCAAATCAGAAACTTAGAGAAACAATTGTGCCAAGTGCAAAGTCTTACCCTCTGGATGCAATTATGAAAGATTGCAGGGACTACTTCCTTGAAACAAGTCGACGAGTGTCCTTCGAGTATGCACTTTTAG CTGGGGTCAATGATAGAGCAGAGCATGCAAAAGAACTTGCTGAATTACTCCATGAGTGGGGACGTGGTTCTCATGTGAATCTGATACCTTTCAATCCAATTGAAGGCTCTGATTATCAACGACCATCCAAAAAGGCG GTGCAAGCATTTGCAGCTGCTTTGGAATCTCGTAAAATCACTGTAAGTGTACGTCAAACAAGAGGCATGGACGCTAGTGCAGCTTGTGGTCAGCTAAGAAATGAATTCCAGAAAAGTCCTTTACTTGCTGATTCTGACAGCTTACAATCAGAACCAGAAATTGCAGTTGCGTGCTGA